From the genome of Streptomyces sp. NBC_01317, one region includes:
- a CDS encoding alpha/beta hydrolase, with protein sequence MASWPRGNRAQRSHRTHRTHRTHRTLLAALVTASVAVPVSGAARPAAVPAPVPAALAPLRDHLTPAALDTRYAVNRAGIRAAERMAAGHGDHVRAAALRVMADPARRFLSFDGRDGGRTAEVFGDLARARRIAVLVPGSDTGLDHYARFGAGAAALRREMGAGAAVVAWLGYRTPATVSPAVLTAGRADEAAPDLRSFVGELAAAAPAARVSLLCHSYGSVVCARAAPGLPVADLVLYGSPGTGADHATALRTGATVWAGRGSADRIAGVPYGRLRLPFVTVGFGRDPVSEAFGARIFDAGGSAHSGYLRPGSVSLRNLARIAGGETRLDRDLAGTSTGEGPRA encoded by the coding sequence ATGGCGTCATGGCCCCGTGGCAACCGCGCGCAGCGCTCACACCGCACGCACCGCACGCACCGCACGCACCGCACCTTGCTCGCCGCGCTCGTCACCGCGTCGGTGGCGGTGCCGGTGTCGGGTGCGGCCCGCCCCGCGGCCGTCCCGGCGCCCGTGCCCGCCGCGCTCGCGCCGCTGCGGGACCACCTGACCCCCGCCGCCCTGGACACCCGGTACGCCGTCAACCGCGCCGGGATCCGGGCCGCCGAGCGGATGGCGGCCGGTCACGGCGACCACGTACGGGCCGCAGCCCTGCGCGTCATGGCGGACCCGGCACGCCGCTTCCTCTCCTTCGACGGCCGCGACGGCGGCCGTACCGCCGAGGTCTTCGGCGATCTCGCGCGCGCCCGGCGGATCGCCGTACTGGTGCCGGGCTCGGACACCGGCCTCGACCACTACGCGCGCTTCGGGGCCGGGGCCGCCGCGCTCCGGCGGGAGATGGGCGCCGGGGCGGCCGTCGTCGCCTGGCTCGGCTACCGGACACCGGCCACGGTGAGCCCCGCCGTGCTGACGGCGGGCCGCGCCGACGAGGCGGCCCCTGATCTGCGGTCCTTCGTCGGCGAGTTGGCCGCCGCCGCGCCCGCCGCGCGGGTGTCGCTGCTCTGCCACTCGTACGGCTCCGTCGTCTGCGCCCGCGCCGCGCCGGGCCTGCCGGTCGCCGACCTGGTGCTGTACGGCAGCCCCGGGACCGGCGCCGACCACGCCACCGCGCTCCGTACCGGGGCCACCGTCTGGGCGGGCCGGGGCTCCGCCGACCGCATCGCCGGGGTGCCGTACGGACGGCTCCGACTGCCCTTCGTCACGGTGGGGTTCGGCAGGGACCCGGTGTCGGAGGCGTTCGGCGCCCGGATCTTCGACGCGGGCGGGTCCGCCCACAGCGGCTATCTGCGGCCCGGATCGGTGTCGTTGCGGAACCTGGCCCGGATAGCCGGCGGGGAGACGCGCCTCGACAGGGATCTCGCCGGCACCTCCACCGGGGAGGGACCCCGTGCGTGA
- a CDS encoding sensor histidine kinase, whose amino-acid sequence MRDPRRVVAELRAVPRQLRTDLLGARAFGPLPDTGRPGWREWQPVVVLLTVICAMFIGAMGVNNLIWDAGLGQVYGTLLGVLQAAALVVAVFRPVPAWWVVTLVMVVVALSTRATAGPDTPYPWTGGGMAPVPDTLYPWTSEGMTLQAGVLFLLALRVRPRAVFGALAISLLAGAACGLSVTTAHASDVTRAAAVFGVAVVVGAALRGSQEARTELVVQAGLTADERARRTLLEERNRIARELHDVVAHHMSVISIQAQVAPHLVENPSEELRENLAGIRGNAVDALTELRRVLGVLRSEDALSESVRHAPQPTLDRLDELIGTVRGAGLPVTTRFTGEPRPLAPGVGLSAYRIVQEALSNVMRHAPGAEVRVEIGYLPSRVVVRVVNSAPARAVAPPSTDVGHGLLGMRERTAMLGGELATGATPPGGYEVTATLPTEEAT is encoded by the coding sequence ATGAGAGACCCACGCCGGGTGGTGGCGGAGCTGCGGGCGGTGCCGCGTCAGCTGCGTACGGACCTCCTGGGGGCGCGGGCGTTCGGTCCCCTGCCGGACACGGGGCGGCCCGGCTGGCGGGAGTGGCAGCCGGTGGTGGTCCTCCTGACGGTGATCTGCGCGATGTTCATCGGCGCGATGGGGGTCAACAACCTCATCTGGGACGCGGGTCTGGGCCAGGTCTACGGCACGCTCCTGGGCGTGCTCCAGGCGGCGGCGCTGGTGGTCGCGGTGTTCCGGCCGGTGCCCGCGTGGTGGGTGGTGACGCTGGTCATGGTCGTCGTCGCGCTCTCCACGAGGGCCACCGCCGGCCCGGACACGCCGTACCCGTGGACCGGCGGGGGGATGGCCCCCGTCCCGGACACGCTGTACCCGTGGACCAGCGAGGGGATGACCCTCCAGGCCGGGGTGCTGTTCCTGCTGGCGCTGCGGGTCCGTCCCCGGGCCGTGTTCGGGGCGCTGGCCATCAGCCTGCTGGCCGGGGCGGCCTGCGGGCTTTCCGTGACCACGGCACACGCCTCCGACGTGACGCGGGCCGCCGCCGTCTTCGGCGTCGCGGTGGTGGTCGGCGCCGCGCTGCGGGGCAGCCAGGAGGCCCGTACCGAACTGGTCGTCCAGGCCGGGCTCACCGCCGACGAGCGGGCACGGCGGACGCTCCTGGAGGAGCGCAACCGGATCGCACGCGAGCTGCACGACGTGGTCGCCCACCACATGTCGGTCATCTCCATCCAGGCGCAGGTGGCGCCGCACCTGGTCGAGAACCCGTCCGAGGAGCTGAGGGAGAACCTCGCGGGGATACGGGGCAACGCCGTCGACGCGCTCACGGAACTGCGGCGGGTGCTGGGCGTCCTGCGCTCCGAGGACGCGTTGTCCGAGAGCGTGCGGCACGCCCCGCAGCCCACGCTGGACCGGCTGGACGAGCTGATCGGGACGGTACGGGGGGCCGGGCTCCCGGTCACCACCCGGTTCACCGGCGAGCCGCGCCCGCTGGCCCCGGGGGTCGGCCTGTCGGCGTACCGGATCGTGCAGGAGGCGCTGAGCAACGTGATGCGGCACGCGCCGGGCGCGGAGGTGCGGGTGGAGATCGGGTACCTGCCGTCGCGCGTGGTGGTCCGGGTCGTGAACAGCGCTCCCGCGCGTGCCGTCGCGCCGCCTTCCACGGATGTGGGACACGGACTGCTGGGGATGCGGGAGCGCACTGCGATGCTGGGCGGCGAACTGGCCACCGGGGCGACGCCGCCGGGCGGGTACGAGGTGACGGCGACGCTGCCGACGGAGGAAGCCACATGA
- a CDS encoding MFS transporter: MGGITLVKDAGQATVPVPAVAAGTPPPPTRATGGAPPAEPLSPRRVRLVFFGLMLALLLAALEQMIVATALPKIVGELHGLERMSWAITAYLLTSTIGLPIYGKLGDLFGRKGVFQFAIIVFVIGSALAGWSRTMNELIAFRAVQGVGAGGLMIGVHAIIADIVPPRQRGRFMGLIGGAFGLASVAGPLLGGFFTDHVSWRWCFYFNVPFGLLTLAVVSVVLTLPKPTSRGRLDILGALMLAAASTCLVLLTSWGGTEYAWGSRVILGLAAGAVGTTVLFLVVEHFAPEPIIPLRLFRDSVFTLTGLIGAVLGLALFGAASYLPTFLQMVDGASATESGLLMLPMMGGIVVASVVSGQLISRTGRYKIYPVVGGALSAAGMWLLSRLEADTSMLECGIAQAVLGLGIGLVMPVLILAVQNAVPPSDLGVATSANNYFRQIGGSVGAAVFGTLFADRLADALADRIPAGAALPNAHSITPQLVHALPPALRDHYIQAYADAMPRIFLYLVPVLVLGLLLAFFLKEKPLVSHNAPAAESSAVPTARAAANGAPIAAPPPYVSGVAVCGTVQHYDGSTVPRAALTLIDVQGQQIGRGASGEDGRYALSVPGAGSYVMIAAAGGHQPQAVTVTVGERPVELDVVLGGAGRLAGAVLTADGTPVRDAAVTLTDVRGDVVASTRSGREGAYVIGELVAGEYTLAASAPAFRPAALPVSVQSSRETRQDIELAGGAVLRGTVRAGGGRPVEDARVTLLDAAGNVVDTLTTGSDGTFRFVDLSSGEYTVIAAGYPPVATVLQMAGGGRTERDLQLGHAD; the protein is encoded by the coding sequence GTGGGCGGGATCACGCTGGTGAAGGACGCCGGGCAGGCCACCGTGCCCGTCCCGGCCGTGGCGGCGGGCACCCCGCCCCCTCCGACGCGCGCCACCGGTGGCGCGCCACCGGCCGAGCCGCTGAGCCCCCGCCGGGTCCGGCTCGTCTTCTTCGGGCTGATGCTCGCCCTGCTGCTCGCCGCGCTGGAACAGATGATCGTGGCGACCGCCCTGCCCAAGATCGTGGGGGAACTGCACGGCCTGGAGCGGATGTCCTGGGCGATCACCGCGTATCTGCTCACCTCCACGATCGGTCTGCCGATCTACGGCAAGCTCGGCGACCTCTTCGGCCGCAAGGGCGTCTTCCAGTTCGCGATCATCGTGTTCGTCATCGGCTCGGCGCTGGCCGGCTGGTCCCGCACGATGAACGAGCTGATCGCCTTCCGCGCCGTCCAGGGCGTCGGCGCCGGCGGACTGATGATCGGCGTCCACGCGATCATCGCGGACATCGTGCCGCCCCGGCAGCGCGGCCGGTTCATGGGCCTGATCGGCGGCGCGTTCGGCCTCGCCTCGGTGGCGGGACCGCTGCTCGGCGGGTTCTTCACCGACCACGTGTCCTGGCGCTGGTGCTTCTACTTCAACGTGCCCTTCGGCCTGCTCACGCTCGCCGTGGTGTCCGTCGTCCTCACCCTCCCCAAGCCCACCAGCCGGGGCCGGCTGGACATCCTCGGCGCGCTGATGCTCGCCGCCGCCTCGACGTGCCTGGTGCTGCTGACCAGTTGGGGCGGTACGGAGTACGCGTGGGGCTCACGCGTCATCCTGGGACTGGCCGCCGGGGCCGTCGGAACCACCGTGCTGTTCCTCGTCGTCGAGCACTTCGCGCCCGAACCGATCATCCCCCTGCGGCTGTTCCGCGACTCCGTCTTCACCCTCACCGGTCTGATCGGCGCCGTGCTCGGTCTGGCGCTCTTCGGGGCCGCCAGCTATCTGCCGACCTTCCTCCAGATGGTCGACGGCGCCTCCGCCACGGAGTCCGGCCTGTTGATGCTGCCGATGATGGGCGGCATCGTCGTCGCGTCCGTCGTCTCCGGCCAACTCATCAGCCGTACCGGCCGCTACAAGATCTACCCGGTGGTCGGCGGCGCGCTCTCGGCCGCCGGGATGTGGCTGCTGTCCCGGCTGGAGGCTGACACCTCCATGCTCGAATGCGGCATCGCCCAGGCGGTGTTGGGCCTCGGCATCGGGCTGGTGATGCCCGTCCTCATCCTCGCCGTGCAGAACGCCGTGCCGCCCTCCGACCTCGGCGTCGCCACCAGCGCCAACAACTACTTCCGGCAGATCGGCGGCAGCGTCGGCGCCGCCGTCTTCGGCACGCTCTTCGCCGACCGGCTCGCCGACGCGCTCGCCGACCGGATCCCGGCGGGCGCCGCGCTGCCGAACGCCCACTCCATCACCCCGCAGTTGGTCCACGCGCTCCCTCCCGCGCTGCGGGACCACTACATCCAGGCGTACGCGGACGCGATGCCGCGGATCTTCCTCTACCTCGTGCCGGTGCTCGTCCTCGGCCTGTTGCTCGCCTTCTTCCTCAAGGAGAAACCGCTGGTGTCCCACAACGCCCCCGCCGCCGAGTCCTCCGCCGTCCCCACCGCGCGCGCCGCCGCGAACGGCGCCCCGATCGCCGCGCCGCCCCCGTACGTCTCGGGAGTGGCCGTCTGCGGCACCGTGCAGCACTACGACGGCAGTACGGTCCCGCGCGCCGCGCTCACCCTCATCGACGTCCAGGGGCAGCAGATCGGGCGCGGGGCGAGCGGCGAGGACGGGCGGTACGCGCTGAGCGTGCCCGGCGCCGGCTCGTACGTGATGATCGCGGCGGCCGGCGGCCACCAGCCGCAGGCCGTCACGGTCACCGTCGGCGAGCGCCCCGTCGAGCTGGACGTGGTCCTCGGCGGCGCGGGCCGCCTCGCGGGCGCGGTGCTCACCGCGGACGGCACGCCGGTACGGGACGCCGCCGTGACCCTCACCGACGTACGGGGCGACGTGGTGGCGTCCACCCGCAGCGGGCGCGAGGGCGCCTACGTGATCGGCGAACTGGTGGCGGGGGAGTACACGCTGGCCGCGAGCGCCCCCGCCTTCCGCCCCGCCGCGCTCCCCGTCAGCGTGCAGTCCTCCCGCGAGACCCGGCAGGACATCGAGCTGGCGGGCGGGGCGGTGCTGCGCGGTACGGTAAGGGCCGGGGGCGGCCGGCCCGTCGAGGACGCCCGCGTCACGCTGCTGGACGCGGCGGGCAACGTGGTCGACACCCTCACCACCGGTTCCGACGGCACCTTCCGCTTCGTGGACCTCTCGTCGGGGGAGTACACGGTGATCGCAGCGGGCTATCCGCCGGTCGCCACGGTGCTCCAGATGGCGGGCGGCGGACGCACCGAACGCGACCTCCAACTGGGTCACGCGGACTGA
- a CDS encoding SRPBCC family protein, protein MAQVEATTERIIAAKADTVFDALADYQDTRAKLLPSQFSEYEVREGGDGEGTLVHWKLQATSKRVRDCLLEVTEPTDGRLVEKDRNSSMVTTWTVTPAGEGSSKAVVTTVWDGAGGIGGFFERTFAPKGLGRIYDEVLAKLAAETEK, encoded by the coding sequence ATGGCGCAGGTCGAGGCCACGACGGAGCGGATCATCGCGGCGAAAGCGGACACGGTGTTCGACGCGCTGGCCGATTACCAGGACACCCGGGCGAAGCTCCTGCCCTCGCAGTTCAGCGAGTACGAGGTACGGGAGGGCGGTGACGGCGAGGGCACCCTCGTCCACTGGAAGCTCCAGGCCACCAGCAAGCGCGTCCGCGACTGTCTGCTGGAGGTGACCGAGCCCACCGACGGCCGGCTCGTGGAGAAGGACCGGAACTCCTCGATGGTCACCACCTGGACCGTCACCCCGGCCGGTGAGGGCAGCTCCAAGGCCGTCGTCACCACCGTCTGGGACGGCGCGGGCGGCATCGGCGGCTTCTTCGAGCGGACCTTCGCGCCCAAGGGCCTCGGCCGGATCTACGACGAGGTGCTGGCGAAGCTCGCGGCCGAGACCGAGAAGTAG
- a CDS encoding acyltransferase family protein, with protein MRDLVRRIDAATPPGRDRATDALRALAILGVVLGHWLVTALVADSGTVRAASPLRYLPHLAPVSWLFQTLAVFFVVGGQVAAPSYASARARGTTYGQWLGARTARLWRPVTAVLGVWAVAAGVMLVSGVSPPTVHALLKLVLSPLWFLLVLMALTAATPLVARLHPLWPLAVVLHIDLFRFALGGPAWLGWVNLAAGWLVPYCLGAAWSRGDLSGRGAAWVLLGGGSAATALLVLFGGYPASMVGVPGAPVSNLDPPTLAAVTFGLAQCGAALLLLGPLRRLCARPAVRAGVALANLSAVTVFLWHQTAMMAVTATGLLVGRPLAGLHTVPDHPGWVPARLAWLPAFAAALLVCWAAFRGHEQRARGRTEVVRQGRPTRRAEAGHV; from the coding sequence GTGCGTGATCTCGTGCGGCGGATCGACGCCGCCACCCCGCCCGGCCGTGACCGGGCCACCGACGCCCTGCGCGCCCTCGCCATCCTCGGTGTGGTGCTCGGCCACTGGCTGGTGACCGCCCTGGTCGCCGACAGCGGTACGGTGCGTGCCGCGAGCCCGCTCCGGTACCTGCCCCACCTGGCCCCGGTCTCCTGGCTGTTCCAGACGCTCGCCGTCTTCTTCGTGGTCGGCGGGCAGGTGGCCGCGCCGAGTTACGCGTCGGCCCGTGCCCGGGGCACGACGTACGGACAGTGGCTCGGCGCCAGGACGGCCCGGCTGTGGCGGCCGGTGACCGCCGTGCTGGGGGTGTGGGCGGTGGCGGCGGGCGTGATGCTCGTCTCCGGGGTGAGCCCGCCGACCGTACACGCGCTGCTCAAGCTGGTGCTGTCCCCGCTGTGGTTCCTGCTGGTCCTGATGGCGCTGACGGCTGCGACCCCGCTGGTCGCACGACTGCACCCGCTGTGGCCGCTGGCCGTGGTCCTGCACATCGACCTGTTCCGGTTCGCCCTCGGCGGGCCCGCGTGGCTCGGCTGGGTCAATCTGGCGGCGGGCTGGCTCGTCCCGTACTGCCTGGGCGCGGCCTGGTCCCGTGGCGACCTGAGCGGGCGGGGGGCCGCCTGGGTGCTGCTGGGCGGCGGCTCGGCGGCCACCGCGCTCCTGGTCCTGTTCGGCGGCTACCCGGCGTCCATGGTCGGCGTGCCGGGCGCCCCGGTCTCCAACCTCGACCCGCCGACCCTGGCCGCCGTGACCTTCGGCCTGGCACAGTGCGGGGCGGCCCTGCTGCTCCTGGGCCCGCTGCGGCGGCTGTGCGCGCGGCCGGCGGTCCGGGCGGGGGTGGCACTGGCCAATCTCTCCGCTGTGACGGTCTTCTTGTGGCATCAGACCGCGATGATGGCCGTCACCGCGACCGGTCTGCTCGTGGGCCGGCCGCTGGCGGGCCTGCACACCGTGCCGGACCACCCGGGCTGGGTGCCGGCGAGGCTCGCGTGGCTCCCGGCGTTCGCGGCGGCGCTGCTGGTGTGCTGGGCGGCGTTCCGTGGCCATGAACAGCGGGCGCGCGGGCGGACCGAGGTCGTCCGTCAGGGACGGCCCACCCGGAGGGCGGAGGCGGGACATGTCTAG
- a CDS encoding Rv2578c family radical SAM protein, giving the protein MRWDNLTEGPSTARPAGDIALFGTDAVTTRTFDTPEFRGITFHEVRARSIVNRVPGASRMPFEWTVNPYRGCTHACVYCFARKTHSYLDLDTGLGFDSQIVVKINAPELVRRKLASRQWQGAHIAMGTNVDCYQRAEGRYRLMPGIISALRDQANPFSILTKGTLILRDLDLLREAASVTDVGISVSVGFTDQELWRTVEPGTPSPERRLDVVRAMTDAGIGCGVLMAPVIPFLGDSPEQLRSTVRAIAAAGATSVTPLVLHLRPGAREWFMEWLGKHHPELVGRYERMYAEGAYAPKWYQRRITRQVHELADTFGIGPRGAGGSTGLSRPGNHRMAAPLPDPEPEGTQLTLL; this is encoded by the coding sequence ATGCGCTGGGACAATCTGACCGAGGGACCGTCCACCGCACGGCCCGCCGGGGACATCGCGCTCTTCGGTACGGACGCGGTCACCACCCGCACCTTCGACACCCCCGAGTTCCGCGGCATCACCTTCCACGAGGTCCGCGCGCGCTCGATCGTGAACCGGGTCCCGGGAGCTTCCCGCATGCCGTTCGAATGGACGGTGAACCCGTACCGGGGCTGCACACACGCCTGCGTCTACTGTTTCGCCCGCAAGACCCACAGCTATCTGGACCTCGACACCGGACTGGGCTTCGACTCCCAGATCGTCGTCAAGATCAACGCCCCGGAGCTGGTACGGCGGAAGCTGGCCTCGCGCCAGTGGCAGGGCGCGCACATCGCCATGGGCACGAACGTCGACTGCTACCAGCGGGCGGAGGGGCGCTACCGGCTGATGCCGGGGATCATCAGCGCCCTGCGGGACCAGGCGAATCCTTTCTCCATCCTGACCAAGGGGACGCTGATCCTCCGCGACCTGGACCTGCTGCGCGAGGCGGCGTCGGTGACCGACGTGGGCATCTCCGTCTCCGTGGGCTTCACCGACCAGGAGCTGTGGCGCACGGTCGAACCGGGCACCCCGTCGCCGGAGCGGCGGCTGGACGTCGTACGGGCCATGACGGACGCCGGGATCGGGTGCGGGGTGCTCATGGCCCCGGTGATCCCGTTCCTGGGCGACAGCCCGGAGCAGCTCCGTTCGACGGTACGGGCGATAGCGGCGGCCGGGGCGACCTCCGTGACCCCGCTGGTGCTGCACCTGCGGCCGGGGGCGCGCGAGTGGTTCATGGAGTGGCTGGGGAAACACCACCCGGAGCTGGTGGGGCGGTACGAGCGGATGTACGCGGAGGGCGCGTACGCGCCGAAGTGGTACCAGCGGCGGATCACCCGGCAGGTGCACGAGTTGGCCGACACGTTCGGCATCGGCCCCCGGGGCGCGGGCGGTTCGACGGGGCTGTCGAGGCCGGGCAACCACCGGATGGCGGCGCCGCTGCCCGATCCCGAACCGGAGGGGACGCAACTGACCTTGCTGTGA
- a CDS encoding response regulator transcription factor, with translation MTTTPPPALPPPIRVLIADDQVMVRQGFTVLLNAEDGIEVVGQAVDGLDALAQVAELAPDVVLMDIRMPELGGIEATRRLTARAGSPVKVLVLTTFDLDEYVYEALRAGASGFLLKDASAEELAQAVRVVAAGDALLAPNITKRLIAEFSRVTAAPRVPRRDRVGDLTERETEVLSLIAQGLSNAEIAARLVVAEQTVKTHVGRILVKLGLRDRTQAAVFAYETGVVRPAGY, from the coding sequence ATGACAACCACGCCCCCACCCGCACTCCCGCCCCCCATCCGGGTGCTGATCGCGGACGACCAGGTCATGGTCCGCCAGGGTTTCACCGTGCTGTTGAACGCCGAGGACGGCATCGAGGTCGTCGGCCAGGCGGTGGACGGTCTCGACGCGCTGGCCCAGGTCGCGGAACTCGCCCCGGACGTCGTCCTGATGGACATACGGATGCCGGAACTGGGCGGCATCGAGGCGACCCGCCGCCTCACCGCCCGGGCCGGCTCCCCCGTGAAGGTGCTCGTCCTCACCACCTTCGATCTCGACGAGTACGTGTACGAGGCGCTGCGCGCGGGCGCGTCCGGCTTTCTGCTGAAGGACGCGTCGGCGGAGGAACTGGCGCAGGCGGTACGGGTGGTGGCGGCCGGGGACGCGCTGCTCGCGCCGAACATCACCAAGCGGCTGATCGCCGAGTTCTCCCGGGTGACCGCCGCCCCGCGTGTGCCGCGCAGGGACCGCGTGGGCGACCTGACGGAGCGGGAGACGGAGGTGCTGTCCCTCATCGCGCAGGGCTTGTCGAACGCGGAGATCGCCGCGCGGCTCGTCGTCGCGGAGCAGACCGTGAAGACCCATGTGGGCCGGATCCTGGTGAAGCTGGGCCTGCGCGACCGGACGCAGGCGGCGGTCTTCGCGTACGAGACGGGTGTGGTGCGGCCGGCCGGCTACTGA
- a CDS encoding SpoIIE family protein phosphatase, producing MDRGVPPGPPQQPLATAGRIPLAVVVVDRDGLVSHWSTGARRLFGHSKDEAVGRSASDLMPVAGALADEEPGLAHGGYGGESRATFDGHDELGPDLHTRGSYPTSGRATLSEDGRRRLDVLWWAYPLVGPGPGRHLVLAADAAQFGDGYTSADDAAGEEVRQADVQRIAPGFALHTDFPDAEALARRLPDILPNMSPAESTRIVSQVLELGYPVLEFSHHDRVPVTPDWGVPRRVASRRSRLTVVEEDGGTRRGGAPRPELDLEYAAVRESLEFLNEVSRRIGSSLDLERTIREVTSAAVPRFTDFAGTHLRAAVLAGEGFPDGPPDVTTVWHRVWVEHNDEPGRWDDTVPIGEAISFPEHTPFFQCMVTGEPVLIPTLGEEDGDRISGEFEKRDLRPLINNRSMLLVPLKARDVVLGFMVLMRRPEREPFDDMDRTTGAELAARAGLVLDNARMYTYQENVAETLQDSMLPTVAARMAGCDTATRYLPGTRLGRIGGDWFDAVKLPGSRTALVVGDVMGHGLRSAAMMGQLRTAVQTMATMEMPPAQLLRNLDDLAQRLGESYLATCLYAVYDPIRSELQIANAGHIPPVLVRAADGRAEVLDLPTGAPIGVGGVAFETAVVRVAPGDRLVLCTDGLVEVRGADIGDGLAALCESAAHPAASMNDACDTIIRALNPRGGRKDDVALLMARLNGIPDGDVAEWQLALDPREVARARRLVHGRLLDWGLPDAVETAELMVSELVTNAVHHARSHHVGLRLVRTDALLCEVQDDEPAPATLLSASREDEFGRGLRVVSSLAREWGTSSTPHGKTVWFEQALGQKGRARRASR from the coding sequence ATGGACCGTGGTGTTCCGCCGGGGCCGCCGCAACAGCCGCTCGCGACGGCAGGCCGGATTCCGCTCGCCGTGGTCGTCGTGGACCGCGACGGCCTCGTGTCGCACTGGTCGACCGGCGCACGGCGGCTTTTCGGCCATTCCAAGGACGAGGCGGTGGGCCGGTCCGCCAGCGATCTGATGCCGGTGGCCGGCGCACTCGCCGACGAGGAACCGGGCCTCGCGCACGGCGGGTACGGCGGTGAGAGCCGCGCCACGTTCGACGGCCACGACGAGCTGGGCCCCGACCTGCACACCCGCGGCTCGTACCCGACGTCGGGGCGCGCGACGCTCTCCGAGGACGGGCGCCGGCGGCTCGACGTGCTGTGGTGGGCCTATCCCCTGGTCGGTCCCGGACCGGGCCGCCATCTCGTACTCGCCGCCGACGCCGCCCAGTTCGGCGACGGCTACACCTCCGCCGACGATGCCGCAGGCGAAGAGGTGAGGCAGGCCGACGTCCAGCGGATAGCGCCGGGCTTCGCCCTGCACACCGACTTCCCGGACGCGGAGGCGCTGGCCAGGCGCCTGCCCGACATCCTGCCCAATATGAGCCCGGCCGAGTCCACCCGTATCGTCTCGCAGGTGCTCGAACTGGGTTACCCGGTGCTGGAGTTCAGCCACCACGACCGCGTTCCCGTCACCCCGGACTGGGGTGTGCCGCGCCGGGTCGCGTCCCGGCGGAGCAGGCTGACCGTCGTGGAGGAGGACGGCGGGACCCGGCGCGGTGGCGCGCCCCGGCCCGAACTCGACCTCGAATACGCCGCGGTGCGCGAGAGCCTGGAGTTCCTGAACGAGGTGAGCCGCCGGATCGGGTCCTCCCTCGACCTGGAGCGCACCATCCGCGAGGTCACCAGCGCCGCTGTCCCGCGCTTCACCGACTTCGCCGGTACGCACCTGCGCGCCGCCGTGCTCGCCGGGGAGGGGTTCCCGGACGGGCCGCCCGACGTCACCACCGTCTGGCACCGGGTCTGGGTCGAGCACAACGACGAACCGGGCCGCTGGGACGACACCGTGCCGATCGGCGAGGCGATCTCCTTCCCGGAGCACACCCCGTTCTTCCAGTGCATGGTCACCGGCGAGCCGGTCCTCATCCCGACGCTCGGCGAGGAGGACGGCGACCGCATCTCGGGCGAGTTCGAGAAGCGCGACCTGCGCCCGCTCATCAACAACCGGTCCATGCTGCTGGTCCCGCTCAAGGCCCGTGACGTCGTGCTCGGCTTCATGGTCCTGATGCGGCGCCCCGAGCGGGAGCCGTTCGACGACATGGACCGTACGACGGGCGCCGAACTGGCCGCGCGGGCGGGCCTCGTCCTCGACAACGCCCGCATGTACACGTACCAGGAAAACGTGGCGGAGACCCTCCAGGACAGCATGCTGCCGACGGTCGCCGCGCGGATGGCGGGCTGTGACACCGCCACCCGCTACCTGCCCGGTACCCGGCTCGGCCGGATAGGCGGCGACTGGTTCGACGCGGTGAAACTGCCCGGGTCCCGTACGGCGCTGGTCGTCGGGGACGTGATGGGGCACGGGCTGCGCTCCGCGGCGATGATGGGCCAACTGCGCACCGCCGTCCAGACGATGGCGACCATGGAGATGCCGCCCGCCCAACTGCTGCGCAATCTGGACGACCTGGCCCAGCGCCTCGGGGAGAGCTATCTCGCGACCTGCCTCTACGCGGTGTACGACCCGATCCGCTCCGAGCTCCAGATCGCCAACGCCGGACACATCCCGCCCGTCCTGGTCCGGGCCGCCGACGGCCGGGCCGAGGTGCTCGACCTGCCGACCGGCGCGCCCATCGGGGTCGGTGGCGTGGCGTTCGAGACGGCGGTCGTCCGCGTGGCACCCGGCGACCGGCTGGTGCTGTGCACCGACGGTCTGGTGGAGGTACGCGGCGCGGACATCGGGGACGGCCTGGCGGCGCTCTGCGAGTCCGCCGCCCATCCCGCCGCGTCGATGAACGACGCCTGCGACACGATCATCCGCGCGCTGAACCCCCGGGGCGGGCGCAAGGACGACGTGGCGCTCCTGATGGCCCGGCTGAACGGCATCCCGGACGGTGACGTGGCCGAGTGGCAACTGGCCCTCGATCCACGCGAGGTGGCACGTGCCAGGCGGCTGGTGCACGGCCGGCTGCTCGACTGGGGCCTGCCGGACGCCGTGGAGACGGCCGAACTGATGGTCAGTGAGCTGGTCACCAACGCCGTCCATCACGCCCGCTCGCACCACGTCGGGCTGCGGCTGGTCCGCACCGACGCGCTGCTGTGCGAGGTCCAGGACGACGAGCCGGCCCCGGCGACCCTGCTGAGTGCGAGCAGGGAGGACGAGTTCGGCCGGGGACTGCGGGTGGTGAGCAGTCTCGCCCGGGAGTGGGGGACAAGCAGCACGCCGCACGGCAAGACGGTGTGGTTCGAGCAGGCGCTGGGCCAAAAGGGGCGTGCGCGCCGGGCGAGCCGGTGA